Genomic window (Haloarcula limicola):
ACTCGGAACCCTCGCCTTCGAACGCTCGCCGGTCCGCTGGTCCTCGCCCTCGGCCTGGGAATGTGGATCACCCTCCTCTGGACCGGGTGGATGTTCGTCTTTGCGAGCGCCGATACCGCGCTGAAAGACACTATCGCTTCGGGTCCCATCTCCTGGGCCGAACGGTTCTACTTCGTCGGCTATTCGCTGTTCACGATGGGCAACGGCGACTTCGCACCGCGGGGAGAGCTCTGGCAGATTCTGACGGCGCTGATGACTGCCAGCGGCATGCTATTGGTGACTCTGAGTATCACGTACGTCCTCTCAGTCCTCGATGCGGTCACGCAGAAACGCTCGTTTGCGCGGAACGTGAGCGGGCTCGGAAGGGACGGCGAATCGATCGTCGCTACCGCCTGGAACGGCGACGAGTTCGACGGCGTTGCGCTCCCGCTCAACAGCATCGCTACGTCGCTGAACGAACTGATCGCCAACCACAAGGCCTATCCGATCCTTCACTACTTCTACACCGACGACCGCGAGGCTGCGGCCGTGATGAGCGTCGCCAGCCTCGACGACGCCCTGACCCTCTGGCAGCGAGCGACGCCCGAAGAGCACGGACCCACCGATTCGGTCATCGAGAGCGCGCGGTCGAGCGTCCAGAGCTACCTCGACACAGTCAGCACTTTGCGCCGCCATCGGACGAACGGCCACCGCCACCTGATCTCGCCGTCCTTCGAGAGGCGAATGTCCCGACAGTCTCCGAGGAAGAATTCGACGACGCGCTCGAGGAACTGGACGAGCGACGGCGGACTATGTACGGGATACTCCAGATGGATTCACGTCAGTGGCCGAGACCCGAGGAGGAGTAGGATTACACCTGCCCGTGCCCACCGATGGCC
Coding sequences:
- a CDS encoding potassium channel family protein translates to MNELYFGLGVGLLVIAVVDLLWTTLWIEGGSGPLTERLMLWTWKPLRRLGTRNPRLRTLAGPLVLALGLGMWITLLWTGWMFVFASADTALKDTIASGPISWAERFYFVGYSLFTMGNGDFAPRGELWQILTALMTASGMLLVTLSITYVLSVLDAVTQKRSFARNVSGLGRDGESIVATAWNGDEFDGVALPLNSIATSLNELIANHKAYPILHYFYTDDREAAAVMSVASLDDALTLWQRATPEEHGPTDSVIESARSSVQSYLDTVSTLRRHRTNGHRHLISPSFERRMSRQSPRKNSTTRSRNWTSDGGLCTGYSRWIHVSGRDPRRSRITPARAHRWPGDADSGLLLYVSVSDSLSSTIGPILAVRRATVAVRRI